Proteins found in one Coffea eugenioides isolate CCC68of chromosome 5, Ceug_1.0, whole genome shotgun sequence genomic segment:
- the LOC113770087 gene encoding cellulose synthase-like protein H2 yields the protein MARIIAMTAWLCGFLSVIFKILRLSETVFEVTKKEQSSSIEDSDEKPGRFTFDNSPVFVPGTVILMVNLIALGIGFSSFIQRRGGQIEWGIGELVCSIWVVLCFWAFLKGLFEKGKYGIPSSTVYKSAALVFVFVQIYRSS from the coding sequence ATGGCTAGAATAATTGCCATGACTGCATGGTTATGTGGATTCCTTAGTGTCATATTCAAGATCCTGAGGTTGTCTGAGACAGTATTTGAAGTTACAAAGAAGGAACAAAGTTCAAGCATTGAAGATAGTGATGAGAAACCAGGAAGGTTCACATTTGATAATTCACCAGTTTTTGTGCCTGGCACAGTCATTTTGATGGTAAATTTGATTGCTTTGGGTATTGGATTCTCGAGTTTCATACAAAGGAGGGGAGGTCAAATAGAGTGGGGAATAGGAGAATTGGTATGTAGCATATGGGTGGTCTTATGTTTCTGGGCATTCTTGAAAGGGTTATTTGAGAAAGGAAAATATGGGATTCCATCATCCACAGTTTACAAGTCTGCAGCTCTGGTATTTGTGTTTGTGCAGATTTACAGATCAAGTTGA
- the LOC113770088 gene encoding aspartate--tRNA ligase, chloroplastic/mitochondrial-like → MPTFRRCLLMFLYDLLNHYVKPLSCISNPLLESLISRLKRGLIISFQLCLQVATERVFVLNTVRSKLPFVVTTTDDAKESVKEEIRLRMSLRTI, encoded by the exons ATGCCGACATTTCGTCGTTGTCTCTTGATGTTCCTCTATGATCTTCTCAATCATTACGTCAAACCTCTCAGCTGCATCTCTAATCCTCTTCTTGAATCCCTGATTTCGAGATTAAAGAGAGGATTGATCATATCCTTTCAGCTCTG TTTGCAGGTGGCTACTGAGCGTGTCTTTGTTCTgaatactgtgagatctaagCTTCCTTTCGTAGTTACTACTACAGATGATGCCAAAGAATCTGTAAAGGAGGAAATTCGCTTGAG GATGAGTCTCAGGACCATATAA
- the LOC113770086 gene encoding cellulose synthase-like protein H1, translated as MSKTEALPLYERKHLKKIIPRLIELTILFLCFSLLGYRLLHLKNHGFIWLVALLCESWFTFIWILVVNIKWNPIAIKTYPERLLQRNLELPPLDMFVTTADPVLEPPIITVNTVISLLSMDYPANKLACYLSDDAASPLTYFCLVEASEFAKLWIPFCKKYNVPVRAPFRYFSDQSLFTGNSSSEFQEDWNIMKGEYTRLCQKIEEAAQKSVPCELTGDFAAFVDIDRRSHPTIIKVISENKEGLPDGLPPIVYISREKRPNHAHHFKAGAMNVLARVSGVMTNAPVMLNVDCDMFANNPQVVLHAMCLLLGVKDETDCGFVQFPQQFYDGLKDDPFGNQMVVMIKYLGRGLAGHQGPLYGGTGCFHRRKVIYGSSPEDKSGHGKMNIGDLEKTFGKSTKFNKFVAQALSSSSRTAESPESISKSIDEACQVASCGYEYGTSWGKEVGWIYGSTTEDALTGLNIHWRGWRTMWLTTNPKGFLGSAPSCGPNTLIQQKRWSTGLLEILFTPKSPFLGTLLGRLEFKQCLDYHYFLLWGPRSIFEICYAALPAYCILTNTNFLPKVNEPAILIPISIFVIFNTYCVSEYIQTNQSIKSWWNNHRMARIIAMTAWLCGFLSVIFKILRLSETVFEVTKKEQSSSIEDSDEKPGRFTFDNSPVFVPGTVILMVNLIALGIGFSSFIQRRGGQIEWGIGELVCSIWVVLCFWAFLKGLFEKGKYGIPSSTIYKSAALVFVFVQIYKSS; from the exons ATGTCCAAAACAGAAGCTCTTCCTCTCTATGAACGAAAACATCTAAAAAAGATCATTCCAAGATTAATTGAACTTAcaattctttttctttgcttttcccTTCTTGGCTATCGCCTTCTCCATCTGAAAAACCATGGATTCATATGGCTCGTAGCTCTTTTGTGTGAATCATGGTTCACTTTTATTTGGATTCTTGTCGTCAACATCAAATGGAACCCTATTGCCATCAAAACCTACCCCGAACGCCTTCTGCAACG GAATTTGGAGCTGCCCCCGTTGGACATGTTTGTAACAACAGCAGATCCTGTTTTGGAGCCGCCGATTATTACTGTTAACACAGTAATATCACTCTTATCTATGGATTATCCAGCCAACAAATTAGCATGTTATTTGTCTGATGATGCAGCTTCGCCTCTTACTTACTTTTGTCTTGTGGAAGCATCCGAGTTTGCTAAGCTTTGGATTCCATTTTGTAAGAAGTATAATGTTCCTGTTAGAGCTCCTTTTCGGTATTTCTCCGACCAGAGTTTGTTCACCGGAAATAGTTCATCAGAATTCCAAGAAGATTGGAACATAATGAAG GGCGAATACACACGGCTCTGCCAAAAGATAGAGGAAGCTGCTCAGAAATCTGTGCCATGTGAACTTACCGGAGATTTTGCAGCTTTTGTCGACATTGACAGGAGAAGCCATCCAACCATCATCAAG GTAATATCGGAGAACAAGGAAGGTCTTCCAGATGGGCTGCCTCCTATTGTCTACATCTCCAGAGAAAAGCGCCCAAATCATGCTCACCATTTCAAAGCAGGAGCAATGAATGTTCTG GCAAGAGTCTCCGGTGTGATGACAAATGCTCCTGTCATGCTGAATGTAGACTGTGACATGTTTGCCAATAATCCACAAGTTGTCCTGCATGCAATGTGTCTTCTTCTTGGTGTCAAGGATGAAACGGACTGCGGATTTGTGCAGTTTCCCCAACAGTTCTATGATGGATTGAAGGATGACCCTTTCGGAAACCAAATGGTTGTGATGATTAAA TACTTGGGGAGAGGATTGGCCGGGCATCAAGGCCCCTTATACGGAGGGACAGGATGCTTTCATAGAAGAAAAGTCATATATGGCTCATCACCAGAGGACAAATCAGGCCATG GAAAGATGAACATTGGAGATTTagagaaaacttttggaaaatccacaaaattcaacaaatttGTGGCTCAGGCTTTATCTTCATCAAGCAGAACTGCAGAAAGTCCTGAATCTATCTCCAAATCCATTGATGAGGCATGCCAAGTTGCTAGCTGTGGTTATGAGTACGGTACTTCATGGGGCAAAGAG gTTGGTTGGATATATGGATCTACAACAGAAGACGCACTTACTGGGCTTAATATCCATTGGAGAGGTTGGAGAACAATGTGGTTGACGACCAACCCAAAAGGCTTTCTTGGGAGTGCTCCATCATGTGGGCCTAATACACTGATCCAGCAAAAGAGATGGTCCACTGGACTTCTTGAAATACTATTCACTCCTAAAAGCCCATTCTTGGGAACTTTGCTTGGAAGGTTGGAGTTCAAGCAATGCTTGGACTATCACTATTTCCTTCTTTGGGGCCCAAGGTCGATCTTCGAAATATGTTATGCTGCTCTACCTGCTTATTGCATTTTGACCAACACAAATTTCCTACCGAAG GTGAACGAACCAGCTATACTAATACCAATTTCCATTTTTGTGATCTTTAACACGTATTGTGTATCAGAATACATTCAAACAAATCAATCAATAAAATCATGGTGGAATAACCATAGAATGGCTAGAATAATTGCCATGACTGCATGGTTATGTGGATTCCTTAGTGTCATATTCAAGATCCTGAGGTTGTCTGAGACAGTATTTGAAGTTACAAAGAAAGAACAAAGTTCAAGCATTGAAGATAGTGATGAGAAACCAGGAAGGTTCACATTTGATAATTCACCAGTTTTTGTGCCTGGCACAGTCATTTTGATGGTAAATTTGATTGCTTTGGGTATTGGATTCTCGAGTTTCATACAAAGGAGGGGAGGTCAAATAGAGTGGGGAATAGGAGAATTGGTATGTAGCATATGGGTGGTCTTATGTTTCTGGGCATTCTTGAAAGGGTTATTTGAGAAAGGAAAATATGGGATTCCATCATCCACAATTTACAAGTCTGCAGCTCTGGTATTTGTGTTTGTGCAGATTTACAAATCAAGTTGA